One region of Vibrio pelagius genomic DNA includes:
- the slmA gene encoding nucleoid occlusion factor SlmA: protein MAGTRKSNRREEILQALAQMLESAEGASRITTVKLAKQVGVSEAALYRHFPSKARMFEGLIEFIEEALMSRINRILDEEKDTLERIRLVLQLILVFSERNPGLTRILSGHALMFENERLRDRINQLFERIETQLRQILRERKIREGKSFPVDERILAAQLLGQVEGSLNRFVRSDFKYQPTENFDAYWALLSAQIK from the coding sequence ATGGCTGGTACCCGCAAATCGAACCGTCGTGAAGAAATTCTACAAGCGCTTGCTCAAATGTTGGAGTCAGCAGAAGGCGCCTCTCGCATCACAACGGTAAAACTGGCCAAGCAGGTCGGTGTATCAGAAGCTGCACTTTATCGCCATTTCCCAAGTAAAGCGCGCATGTTTGAAGGGTTAATCGAGTTCATCGAAGAGGCGCTAATGTCGCGCATTAATCGTATCCTTGATGAAGAGAAAGATACCTTAGAGCGTATTCGATTAGTGCTCCAACTGATCCTTGTTTTCTCAGAACGTAACCCTGGCCTGACTCGTATTTTGTCTGGTCATGCTCTAATGTTTGAAAACGAACGTCTACGCGATCGTATCAACCAGCTATTTGAGCGTATCGAAACACAGCTGCGTCAGATCCTGCGTGAGCGCAAGATTCGTGAAGGCAAATCTTTCCCTGTGGATGAAAGAATTCTTGCCGCTCAATTGCTTGGACAGGTTGAAGGTAGCCTCAATCGCTTTGTGCGTTCAGACTTCAAATACCAGCCGACTGAGAACTTTGATGCTTACTGGGCGCTACTGAGTGCTCAAATTAAATAA
- a CDS encoding winged helix-turn-helix domain-containing protein produces MHRVCFSNLILDPATRTLSSVEGGSIQLRPLPYDVLSLLLENRGTHVTRECLFERCWEGALVTDQAITNVISGLRKSFAQLGATDVTIRTVSKIGYVLEIHCAEEPVKKKVEERTIRVSQESEVIPATSSKGDATIKVSAPIKHKENRYLLHGVITVLLFVCLVFVLLAKPFIRKPDFLQPSEYQHFQVGATDFYLHDSAHLVSDGRLLAYELATLSFPTCHADVYLRVAESAYDDGVYLIKAFAFAKNGNKNASYVNHSVTVEQIPETVVKAIKKARAICG; encoded by the coding sequence ATGCATAGAGTCTGTTTTTCCAACTTGATACTTGATCCCGCGACCCGGACACTGTCGAGTGTGGAGGGAGGAAGCATTCAATTGCGACCGCTGCCTTATGATGTATTGAGCTTGTTGTTAGAGAATCGGGGTACCCACGTTACCCGTGAATGTCTGTTTGAAAGGTGTTGGGAGGGTGCTCTAGTTACCGACCAAGCGATCACTAATGTCATTTCTGGTTTAAGAAAAAGCTTTGCACAATTAGGCGCTACTGATGTCACTATCAGAACAGTGAGTAAGATTGGCTACGTACTTGAAATTCACTGCGCTGAAGAGCCTGTAAAAAAGAAGGTCGAAGAGCGGACAATTCGCGTCAGCCAAGAGAGCGAGGTTATTCCGGCAACATCAAGCAAAGGCGATGCAACTATCAAAGTTAGCGCGCCTATCAAACACAAAGAGAACCGGTATCTGTTGCATGGCGTGATAACAGTGCTTCTGTTTGTTTGCTTGGTGTTTGTTTTGCTAGCGAAACCTTTTATAAGAAAACCAGACTTTCTCCAGCCAAGTGAGTATCAACACTTCCAAGTTGGCGCAACTGACTTTTATCTTCATGATAGTGCGCATTTGGTCAGCGATGGTCGACTCCTCGCGTATGAGTTAGCGACACTGTCTTTTCCTACTTGTCATGCGGATGTGTACTTGCGAGTGGCAGAGTCGGCGTATGATGATGGTGTGTATCTGATTAAAGCGTTCGCGTTTGCAAAAAATGGCAACAAGAACGCCAGTTATGTGAATCACTCAGTGACGGTCGAGCAGATACCAGAGACAGTCGTTAAAGCAATCAAGAAGGCGAGAGCAATATGCGGTTAA
- the rph gene encoding ribonuclease PH, with the protein MRPNDRAVDQVRPIKITRNYTAYAEGSVLVEFGNTKVLCNATVEENVPRWLKGQGKGWVTAEYGMLPRATHTRNRREAASGKQGGRTMEIQRLIARSLRAVVDLKAMGEIMITVDCDVIQADGGTRTASISGASVAMADAINHLLESGKLKTNPMKGHVAAVSVGIVGEQALCDLEYVEDSAADTDMNVVMTEDGKMIEIQGTAEGEPFSHEELMQLLALANKGIADIVEAQKSALAE; encoded by the coding sequence ATGCGTCCAAATGACCGCGCTGTAGATCAAGTTCGTCCAATTAAAATTACTCGTAACTATACAGCTTATGCTGAAGGCTCTGTGTTGGTTGAGTTTGGTAACACCAAAGTTCTATGTAACGCGACGGTAGAAGAGAACGTACCGCGTTGGTTGAAAGGTCAAGGAAAGGGTTGGGTAACCGCAGAATACGGTATGCTGCCACGTGCAACACACACTCGTAACCGTCGTGAAGCCGCGAGCGGTAAGCAAGGCGGTCGTACGATGGAAATCCAACGTCTGATCGCGCGTAGCCTACGTGCTGTGGTCGATCTAAAAGCGATGGGTGAAATCATGATCACTGTCGATTGTGATGTTATTCAAGCAGATGGCGGTACGCGTACTGCGTCTATCTCTGGTGCAAGCGTAGCAATGGCTGACGCGATTAATCACCTATTAGAGAGCGGTAAGCTTAAAACGAACCCAATGAAAGGCCACGTTGCGGCAGTTTCAGTGGGTATCGTTGGTGAACAAGCTCTGTGTGATCTTGAATACGTTGAAGATTCAGCAGCTGATACCGATATGAACGTTGTAATGACGGAAGACGGTAAGATGATTGAGATTCAAGGCACCGCAGAAGGCGAACCGTTTAGCCACGAAGAGCTGATGCAGCTTCTAGCCCTAGCGAATAAGGGCATTGCCGATATTGTTGAAGCGCAGAAGTCGGCGTTGGCAGAATAA
- the rpoZ gene encoding DNA-directed RNA polymerase subunit omega: protein MARVTVQDAVEKVGNRFDLVLIAARRARQMQTGGKDSLVPEENDKPTVIALREIEEGLITKDVLDARERQEQQEQEAAELAAVSSIAHSR from the coding sequence ATGGCACGCGTAACTGTTCAAGACGCTGTTGAAAAAGTTGGCAACCGTTTCGACCTAGTTCTTATTGCGGCTCGCCGCGCTCGTCAAATGCAAACTGGCGGTAAAGATTCACTAGTGCCTGAAGAAAACGATAAGCCAACGGTTATCGCACTTCGTGAAATCGAAGAAGGTCTTATCACTAAAGACGTACTAGATGCTCGTGAGCGTCAAGAGCAACAAGAGCAAGAAGCAGCTGAGCTTGCAGCAGTAAGCAGTATCGCTCACTCTCGTTAA
- a CDS encoding NCS2 family permease: MSTDSTLKAQNASSGSLDSLFKISERKTTISTELYAGFITFLAMSYILAVNPAILGGIPGMDKGAVFTATALAAAISTLIMGIWGNYPVMLAPGMSMNGFFKGLLLSGSVAVLWNEALFGIFLSGILYLAFSLTNIRKSMIESIPEDLKLAITVSLGLFIAFLGLKNAGIIVSNPFVLVGLGDISDPQVIIAYVSIFIALGCMVRDIKLATFISFVSAIALTIIADLLMGTSNAPIPEQLVAMPPNMAGSFGAIFDFSAFTTEKMFDLLFIVLIFLIVDFFDGLSTIVGVGRDAGIIDKDGKVPNAKSALVADAGGTVIGSVLGTTSITAFSESGIASSQGAKTGLAAVMVAGLFLISLFLYPIFSIFSAAMVAPAMVVVGIYMVGRLGQINWEKKESRIAAFFTIMFTVLSFSPANGMAMGFISYAFTMVVAGKGKEVHPLIYGLSVVFLVYLLLL; encoded by the coding sequence GTGAGTACCGATTCCACCCTTAAGGCCCAAAACGCCTCATCTGGTTCGCTGGATTCCCTGTTTAAGATTTCTGAAAGAAAAACCACCATTAGCACTGAGCTATACGCAGGTTTTATTACTTTCTTGGCGATGAGCTACATCCTTGCGGTGAACCCTGCCATTTTGGGTGGCATTCCAGGTATGGATAAAGGCGCGGTATTTACTGCAACTGCTTTGGCGGCGGCTATCTCAACCCTAATCATGGGGATTTGGGGGAACTATCCGGTAATGCTAGCACCGGGTATGAGCATGAACGGCTTCTTTAAAGGCCTTCTACTAAGCGGCTCGGTGGCGGTGCTGTGGAATGAAGCGCTATTTGGTATTTTCCTATCGGGCATTTTGTATCTTGCGTTCTCTCTGACCAATATTCGTAAGTCGATGATTGAGTCGATTCCAGAAGATCTGAAGTTGGCGATCACGGTGTCGCTTGGCCTGTTTATCGCGTTCTTAGGTCTTAAAAATGCGGGCATTATCGTTTCCAACCCATTTGTATTGGTCGGTTTAGGTGATATCTCAGACCCACAAGTGATCATCGCTTATGTGAGTATCTTTATTGCGCTTGGCTGTATGGTTCGTGATATCAAACTAGCGACGTTTATTTCTTTTGTATCGGCAATTGCGCTGACGATTATCGCGGATTTGTTGATGGGTACGTCGAATGCGCCAATCCCAGAGCAGCTAGTCGCGATGCCACCGAACATGGCGGGCAGCTTCGGTGCGATCTTTGATTTTTCAGCCTTTACCACAGAGAAGATGTTTGATCTGCTGTTCATCGTTCTTATCTTCTTGATTGTCGATTTCTTTGATGGCTTGAGCACCATTGTTGGTGTTGGTCGTGATGCGGGCATCATAGATAAAGACGGTAAAGTGCCAAACGCGAAATCGGCACTGGTTGCTGATGCTGGTGGTACTGTGATTGGCTCAGTTCTGGGCACCACTTCGATTACGGCGTTCTCTGAGTCGGGCATCGCATCTTCTCAAGGTGCGAAAACCGGTTTAGCAGCAGTGATGGTTGCAGGTCTGTTCCTGATTTCACTATTCCTATACCCAATCTTCTCTATCTTCTCAGCCGCTATGGTTGCGCCAGCGATGGTCGTTGTCGGCATCTACATGGTCGGCCGTCTTGGTCAAATTAACTGGGAAAAGAAAGAGTCACGTATTGCGGCGTTCTTCACCATCATGTTTACCGTGCTGAGCTTCTCTCCTGCAAACGGTATGGCGATGGGCTTTATCAGCTACGCATTCACTATGGTTGTCGCGGGCAAAGGCAAAGAGGTGCACCCACTGATTTATGGACTGTCGGTTGTGTTCCTTGTGTACCTACTGCTTCTGTAG
- the coaBC gene encoding bifunctional phosphopantothenoylcysteine decarboxylase/phosphopantothenate--cysteine ligase CoaBC has translation MQTLAGKKILLGISGGIAAYKCAELTRRLIERGAQVQVVMTHAAKEFITPLTMQAVSGRPVSDSLLDPAAEASMGHIELAKWADLVLLAPATADLIARMAAGMGNDLLTTLVLATDAPVAVSPAMNQQMYAHPATQENIATLKRRGCQIWGPAAGEQACGDVGMGRMLEPMQLVHRCENFFQPKPLEGRSVLITAGPTREAIDPVRYISNHSSGKMGYALAEAAIKLGATVTLVSGPVALATPEGATRVDVESAQQMFDAVMGSAPQHDVFISCAAVADYRPRTVADQKMKKVDGTDDMSIEMIKNPDIVATVAAMTQDRPFTVGFAAETQDVEKYARGKLEKKNLDMICANDVSVEGQGFNSNNNALNLYWNNGEQSLPLESKEALSFKILEQIEILLEA, from the coding sequence ATGCAAACACTCGCAGGAAAGAAAATTCTACTCGGTATCAGTGGCGGTATTGCCGCGTATAAATGTGCGGAGCTAACACGTCGCCTAATAGAAAGAGGGGCACAGGTCCAAGTGGTGATGACGCACGCAGCGAAGGAGTTTATCACCCCACTCACCATGCAGGCCGTCTCGGGTAGGCCGGTGTCTGATAGCTTGCTTGATCCTGCGGCGGAAGCGTCTATGGGTCACATTGAGTTGGCAAAATGGGCTGATCTGGTGCTACTTGCGCCTGCAACAGCGGACTTGATTGCCCGTATGGCAGCTGGCATGGGTAACGACCTATTGACCACACTCGTCCTTGCAACCGATGCGCCAGTTGCGGTCTCCCCTGCGATGAATCAACAGATGTATGCCCACCCAGCAACGCAAGAGAACATCGCGACTCTGAAGCGTCGTGGTTGCCAAATCTGGGGCCCAGCGGCTGGAGAGCAAGCGTGTGGTGATGTTGGTATGGGTCGTATGCTAGAGCCTATGCAGCTTGTTCACCGTTGTGAGAACTTCTTTCAGCCAAAACCTCTTGAAGGGCGTAGCGTACTGATCACTGCGGGTCCAACTCGAGAAGCGATCGATCCTGTTCGCTACATCTCTAACCATAGCTCAGGCAAGATGGGTTACGCACTGGCAGAAGCGGCAATCAAGCTCGGCGCAACGGTAACGCTAGTGAGCGGCCCTGTTGCTTTAGCAACGCCAGAAGGTGCAACACGAGTTGACGTCGAGAGCGCTCAGCAGATGTTCGATGCTGTTATGGGCTCAGCACCACAACACGATGTCTTCATTAGCTGCGCCGCCGTAGCCGATTACCGCCCTCGCACCGTAGCCGATCAAAAGATGAAGAAGGTCGACGGGACTGATGATATGTCTATCGAGATGATTAAGAACCCAGATATCGTCGCGACTGTCGCAGCCATGACGCAAGATCGTCCATTCACCGTTGGTTTTGCAGCAGAAACTCAAGATGTAGAGAAGTACGCGCGTGGCAAACTGGAGAAGAAGAACCTCGATATGATCTGTGCCAATGATGTATCGGTAGAAGGGCAAGGCTTCAACAGCAACAACAACGCATTGAACCTTTACTGGAACAATGGTGAACAATCGCTTCCTTTAGAGAGCAAAGAGGCATTAAGTTTTAAGATCTTGGAGCAAATCGAAATACTTCTTGAAGCGTAG
- a CDS encoding YicC/YloC family endoribonuclease: MIYSMTAYARKEVKGDWGTAVWEIRSVNQRYLETYFRMPEQFRGLEPILRERFRKRLARGKVECNLRFEANPAAKGELSINEGLAQQVINAANQVMGMTGEESRLNPFQVMNWPGVMETPEQDMDAINKDLLAAFDDAVKDFIDARGREGENMKALIEQRLTAITDEVVKVRARMPEILEWQRERLLNKFEEAKIELEGARVEQELILLAQKSDVAEELDRLDSHVKEATNILKKGGACGRRLDFMMQEFNRESNTLASKSISTDITASGVELKVLIEQMREQIQNIE, from the coding sequence ATGATTTATAGTATGACGGCATACGCACGTAAAGAAGTGAAAGGCGATTGGGGTACAGCTGTGTGGGAAATCCGCAGTGTAAACCAGCGCTACCTTGAAACTTACTTCCGCATGCCAGAGCAGTTCCGTGGCCTAGAGCCAATCCTTCGCGAGCGTTTTCGTAAACGTCTAGCACGCGGTAAGGTTGAATGTAATCTACGCTTTGAAGCAAACCCTGCGGCAAAAGGCGAGCTGAGCATCAACGAAGGCCTAGCACAACAGGTGATCAATGCTGCGAACCAAGTAATGGGGATGACTGGCGAAGAGAGCCGTCTAAACCCGTTCCAGGTGATGAACTGGCCTGGTGTGATGGAAACACCAGAGCAAGACATGGACGCGATCAACAAAGACCTGCTAGCCGCGTTTGATGACGCAGTGAAAGATTTCATTGACGCACGTGGTCGTGAAGGTGAGAACATGAAGGCTCTGATCGAACAGCGTCTAACTGCAATCACAGACGAAGTTGTTAAGGTTCGCGCACGCATGCCTGAGATCCTAGAGTGGCAACGTGAGCGTCTTCTTAATAAGTTTGAAGAAGCGAAGATTGAGCTTGAAGGTGCACGTGTTGAACAGGAACTGATCCTACTGGCTCAAAAATCTGACGTCGCTGAAGAGCTAGACCGTCTAGATTCTCACGTAAAAGAAGCCACTAACATCCTGAAGAAAGGGGGCGCATGTGGCCGTCGTCTAGACTTCATGATGCAAGAGTTCAACCGTGAATCCAACACACTAGCATCTAAGTCTATCAGCACAGACATCACCGCATCAGGCGTAGAACTTAAGGTTCTTATCGAGCAGATGCGTGAGCAGATTCAGAATATTGAATAA
- a CDS encoding porin family protein — protein MKKAVILLAAFSAFAGAQEQAVEKDVSGFYLGGGFGTTTYDDDAAFSTLETNDSTFKLIGGYQFNRIVGVEAQYTKYSDVTAPGFSGAIEPTGISIAANLGYTFDNGWRPFGTVGLTHLSFDTNGYGSDDETALRLGAGVEYTPASLENLNFRVAYEVDTFNVDMGTQYYNDVTVQLGSFYAGATYKF, from the coding sequence ATGAAAAAAGCAGTGATCCTTTTAGCAGCATTTTCTGCCTTTGCAGGTGCTCAAGAGCAAGCCGTAGAAAAAGACGTGTCTGGTTTTTATTTAGGTGGTGGTTTCGGTACTACAACTTATGATGATGATGCTGCATTTTCTACGTTAGAGACTAACGACTCTACTTTTAAACTGATTGGTGGTTACCAGTTTAACCGCATCGTGGGTGTTGAAGCGCAATACACAAAATACAGTGACGTAACTGCACCAGGCTTTTCTGGTGCTATCGAACCTACAGGCATTTCGATTGCAGCAAACCTTGGCTACACGTTTGATAACGGCTGGCGCCCATTTGGTACTGTTGGTCTGACTCACCTTTCATTTGATACTAATGGCTATGGTAGCGATGATGAGACAGCACTGCGCCTAGGTGCAGGTGTTGAATATACTCCGGCAAGTCTTGAGAATTTAAACTTCCGCGTTGCTTACGAAGTGGACACGTTCAATGTAGATATGGGTACTCAGTACTACAATGATGTGACTGTTCAGCTTGGTAGCTTCTACGCTGGTGCAACCTACAAGTTCTAA
- the pyrE gene encoding orotate phosphoribosyltransferase: protein MKAYQREFIEFALEKEVLKFGEFTLKSGRKSPYFFNAGLFNTGRDLARLGRFYAAALADSGIEFDVLFGPAYKGIPIATTTAVALADHHDVDTPYCFNRKEAKDHGEGGNLVGSALEGRIMLVDDVITAGTAIRESMEIIQANGADLAGVLVAIDRQEKGKGELSAIQEVERDFGCAIISIVSLTDLVTFLEEKGTDKEHLEAVKAYRAEYGI from the coding sequence ATGAAAGCATATCAACGTGAATTTATTGAATTTGCACTAGAGAAAGAAGTACTTAAGTTTGGTGAGTTTACTTTAAAGTCTGGCCGTAAGAGCCCTTACTTCTTCAATGCTGGATTGTTTAACACAGGTCGTGATCTAGCACGCCTAGGTCGTTTCTACGCAGCAGCACTAGCAGATTCTGGCATTGAATTCGATGTACTGTTTGGCCCTGCATACAAAGGTATCCCAATCGCAACGACAACGGCAGTTGCGCTGGCAGATCACCATGATGTAGACACGCCTTACTGCTTTAACCGTAAAGAAGCGAAAGACCACGGTGAAGGTGGCAACCTAGTCGGTAGCGCACTGGAAGGTCGCATCATGCTGGTGGACGATGTGATCACAGCAGGTACAGCGATTCGTGAGTCAATGGAAATCATCCAAGCGAACGGTGCTGACTTAGCGGGCGTTCTGGTCGCGATTGACCGTCAAGAGAAGGGCAAAGGTGAACTGTCTGCGATTCAAGAAGTTGAGCGCGATTTCGGTTGCGCAATCATCTCAATCGTTAGCTTGACTGATCTAGTCACTTTCCTTGAAGAGAAAGGTACAGACAAAGAGCATCTAGAAGCAGTGAAAGCGTACCGCGCTGAGTACGGCATTTAA
- the gmk gene encoding guanylate kinase, with protein sequence MGKGTLYIVSAPSGAGKSSLISAMLETNPTYAMKVSVSHTTRGMRPGEENGVHYHFVEKHHFEDLIAKGEFLEYAEVFGNYYGTSRVWIEENLERGIDVFLDIDWQGARQIREQMPQAKSVFILPPSNGELERRLNVRGQDSAEVIAKRMSEAKSEISHYNEYDYVIVNDDFDAALMDFRAIIRAERLKEDKQAAKYSGMLTALLAD encoded by the coding sequence ATGGGCAAAGGTACTCTTTACATCGTATCTGCACCTAGTGGCGCAGGTAAATCGAGCTTGATCTCAGCAATGCTAGAAACCAATCCAACCTACGCAATGAAGGTATCTGTTTCACACACCACTCGCGGTATGCGCCCTGGTGAAGAGAATGGTGTTCACTACCACTTCGTTGAAAAGCACCACTTCGAAGATCTTATCGCTAAAGGTGAGTTCTTAGAGTATGCAGAAGTGTTTGGTAACTACTACGGTACTTCTCGCGTATGGATTGAAGAGAACCTAGAGCGCGGTATCGATGTGTTCCTAGATATCGACTGGCAAGGTGCTCGTCAGATCCGTGAACAGATGCCTCAAGCGAAGAGTGTCTTCATTCTGCCACCATCAAACGGTGAGTTGGAGCGTCGCCTGAACGTTCGCGGTCAAGATAGCGCAGAAGTTATTGCGAAACGCATGAGCGAAGCGAAGTCAGAAATCTCTCATTATAATGAGTATGACTATGTGATCGTGAATGATGACTTTGATGCAGCCCTTATGGACTTCAGAGCCATCATCCGTGCGGAGCGCTTAAAAGAAGATAAGCAAGCAGCAAAATACAGCGGCATGCTTACTGCTCTACTGGCGGATTAA
- a CDS encoding phosphate-starvation-inducible protein PsiE, translated as MPSHLPKGFSQPFLKIFHILEAVLLVAITLATLFAMVEEFMHVFAEKRVLLTDILLMFIYLEVLAMVQQFVVNGKIPVRYPIYIAMMAIARYITLGMKELDAVLVVWLAVAAFILAAATLLIRVGHHYWPYVDRRTQEPDE; from the coding sequence ATGCCTTCTCATTTACCAAAAGGTTTTAGTCAACCTTTCTTGAAGATATTCCATATCCTTGAAGCTGTACTGTTGGTGGCCATTACGTTGGCGACCTTGTTTGCAATGGTCGAAGAGTTCATGCATGTGTTTGCTGAAAAGCGCGTTCTCTTGACTGACATCCTGCTGATGTTTATCTATCTCGAAGTGCTGGCGATGGTGCAGCAATTTGTGGTCAACGGTAAGATTCCTGTTCGATACCCTATCTATATCGCCATGATGGCAATTGCCCGTTATATTACGCTGGGTATGAAAGAGTTGGATGCGGTGTTGGTGGTGTGGCTGGCGGTGGCAGCATTTATACTTGCGGCTGCGACACTACTGATTCGAGTAGGGCACCATTATTGGCCATATGTCGACCGACGTACGCAAGAGCCTGATGAGTAA
- a CDS encoding Kdo(2)-lipid IV(A) acyltransferase, whose product MTTKTSSTQHVITKPPFQLSLLHPKYWGVWFGFGLLAFIVNVLPYRALLLIGRSLGAIGARYGKKRVAITARNLELAFPDKPADEVDAMVQENFKNTGMALIETGITWFWPTWRFKRLLVDKDTQALRTHQQNGKGVLLCCVHALNLEITARGMAVLGIPGLGVYRPHNNPAYEFIQYRGRTQNGNRLIHRKDVKRMIKVLRKGEILFYLPDHDYGRNKSVFVPFFAVEDACTTTGTSILAYTSKCALVPGSGFRNEDGKYEIIANESVEADYPQKDEKAAAAYMNRYLEKTILRAPEQWMWLHKRYKTMQDPEVPKGIRYK is encoded by the coding sequence ATGACGACAAAAACCAGTTCGACACAACACGTAATCACCAAACCACCTTTTCAGCTTTCTCTACTGCACCCTAAATATTGGGGTGTTTGGTTCGGTTTTGGCTTGCTTGCCTTCATTGTTAATGTGCTGCCTTATCGCGCTCTGCTGCTGATTGGCCGCTCTCTAGGCGCGATTGGCGCTCGTTATGGTAAAAAGCGCGTTGCTATCACCGCACGCAACCTAGAACTCGCATTTCCCGACAAACCCGCCGACGAAGTTGATGCGATGGTGCAAGAGAACTTCAAGAATACTGGCATGGCGCTTATCGAAACCGGCATTACTTGGTTCTGGCCAACGTGGCGCTTTAAGCGTCTGCTGGTCGACAAGGACACCCAAGCTCTGCGCACTCATCAACAAAATGGCAAGGGCGTACTGCTATGCTGTGTTCATGCGCTTAACCTAGAGATCACTGCTCGCGGCATGGCGGTATTGGGCATTCCGGGTCTTGGCGTCTATCGCCCACATAACAACCCTGCTTATGAGTTCATTCAGTACCGTGGTAGAACTCAAAATGGCAACCGCTTGATTCACCGTAAAGACGTTAAGCGTATGATCAAAGTACTGCGCAAAGGGGAGATCCTTTTCTACCTGCCAGATCATGATTACGGCCGTAACAAGTCGGTATTTGTGCCTTTCTTTGCTGTCGAAGATGCCTGCACCACTACTGGTACCAGCATTTTGGCTTACACCAGTAAGTGTGCTCTAGTTCCGGGCTCTGGCTTTAGAAATGAAGACGGCAAGTATGAGATCATCGCTAATGAGTCCGTAGAAGCAGATTACCCACAAAAAGATGAGAAAGCTGCGGCGGCTTACATGAACCGCTACCTAGAGAAAACCATCTTAAGAGCACCAGAACAGTGGATGTGGCTGCACAAGCGCTATAAGACCATGCAAGATCCAGAAGTGCCAAAAGGCATTCGCTACAAATAA